The Triticum aestivum cultivar Chinese Spring chromosome 7B, IWGSC CS RefSeq v2.1, whole genome shotgun sequence genome window below encodes:
- the LOC123162214 gene encoding uncharacterized protein yields MGQQSKRTRAPAPCEAPPPAPLLTPPPAPLLTPPPAPLLTPPPAHLLVSPAPKSAPPACIGDSTSPWYMAGNMDYSDPQVWGVDSHPPGGYLSYFQNTAGPTQPIHNGSSPQPVNAGDDTNGGDCGRTEKRLLWTKQEDLRLVSAWLNNSNDPIQSNYKKNEQYWKDVTAVYNSTTPKNRERLVKQVKDRFGRIKKRVAWFCASYKEASALYASGESDADLKKRAMQTYEEDHKKDGPFMFEHCWEILKKEPKWDAYLERLEDLEPDKRKFSVDDEVGKHSTIDDDDDEDERPPGGKQAKEKQKRKRKDEVCIIDLEDGLQKFVDAQNAANEGRKEMLETQRRVSAENLEARRLAHLAAKDHKESVMLETYHSLVMQDTIGMPEDVRSEHVLALKCLREKLFGKMV; encoded by the exons ATGGGTCAGCAGTCCAAACGGACGCGCGCGCCGGCACCTTGTGAAGCCCCTCCACCAGCGCCTCTGCTCACCCCGCCGCCAGCGCCTCTGCTCACCCCGCCACCAGCGCCTCTGCTCACCCCGCCGCCAGCGCATCTGCTGGTCTCGCCGGCGCCTAAGTCCGCCCCGCCTGCCTGCATCGGTGACTCTACATCACCTTGGTACATGGCTGGCAATATGGACTACTCTGATCCACAAGTATG GGGAGTGGATTCTCACCCACCTGGTGGTTACCTTAGTTACTTTCAGAACACGGCAGGCCCCACACAACCTATTCACAATGGGAGTTCACCGCAACCAGTCAATGCTGGCGATGACACAAATGGTGGTGATTGTGGAAGGACTGAAAAACGCTTGCTATGGACAAAACAAGAAGATCTTCGATTG GTTAGTGCTTGGTTGAATAATTCCAATGACCCAATCCAATCAAACTACAAGAAGAATGAACAATATTGGAAAGATGTTACTGCTGTCTACAACAGTACCACCCCAAAAAACAGGGAACGACTAGTCAAGCAAGTGAAAGATCGCTTTGGGAGAATTAAGAAAAGGGTTGCATGGTTTTGTGCGAGTTATAAGGAGGCTAGTGCTTTGTATGCTAGTGGTGAATCTGATGCAGATTTAAAGAAGAGGGCAATGCAAACTTATGAGGAAGATCACAAAAAAGACGGTCCGTTTATGTTTGAGCATTGCTGGGAGATTCTTAAAAAGGAACCAAAATGGGACGCATATTTGGAACGCCTAGAAGATCTGGAGCCGGACAAGAGGAAGTTTAGTGTTGATGATGAAGTAGGGAAGCATTCCActatagatgatgatgatgatgaagatgaacgTCCACCGGGTGGCAAGCAAGCTAAGGAGAAGCAGAAACGAAAAAGAAAGGATGAAGTTTGTATAATAGATCTTGAAGATGGGCTTCAAAAGTTTGTAGATGCCCAGAATGCAGCAAATGAAGGCCGCAAAGAGATGTTAGAGACCCAGAGGCGTGTTTCTGCTGAGAATCTTGAAGCACGGAGGCTTGCTCACCTTGCGGCAAAAGATCACAAAGAGTCGGTCATGCTAGAAACATATCACTCATTGGTGATGCAAGACACAATCGGGATGCCTGAAGATGTGAGATCGGAGCATGTGTTGGCATTGAAGTGTTTAAGGGAGAAGCTATTTGGCAAAATGGTCTAA